From the genome of Haloplanus vescus:
GAGAACCTCGAATGGGGCGCTGGCTACGGGCAGATGACCGCCGAGGACTGGGTCTACATGATTAAAAACGTCTTCCAGGCCCAACCCAATTGGAGCGGCTACCCCAACGCCGACTCGTGGTTCCGGATGAACCCCGACTCCGGCCAGCGCGAACCCATCCCCGTTGAGCAGACGGGCACACGGACGTTCGAAATCCAGCTGTTCGAGGTGGACCCCTCGTTCCCGTTCAAGCCAGTCCTGTGGCGACAGCTGTGCATCCCCAAGGGCATCCTGGAGAAGTACGTCCCCGACCAGGACACCGAGGGACTCCAGCAGGACGAGGAACTCAACACGCTGGCGTACACGGGGAATCTGGGACCGTACACGTACGACTCGTGGGAACGGTCGGCCCGCTACACCGTCACCCGCAACGACGACTACTACCTGCACGACGTGGACGGGATTCCCGAGCGATTCCGGGAAGCGCCGTACTTCGACGAACAGGTCCTCAGAGTCATCAGCGAGGAGAGTACGCGCCTCGGTGCGCTGGAATCAGGCGAAGTCGATTCGGCGGGCATCCCACCGGACAAGGCGACGCGGTTCGAGAACCTCCCGAACGTCAACGTCAACGTCGCCCCGCAACCGTTCGCACAGATTCTGGTCTACAACATGCGGGCGAACGGTTGGGAACCGTTCCGCTCGAAGGCCGTCCGGCGGGCCCTCGCGTTCGCCGTCGACAAGGAGACAGTGATTCAGAACGTCCTGCGGGGCTACGGACAGGTCGCCCAGACCATGCAGCCCCAGTGGTCACAGTGGTACGACGACAGCGAGGTGGAGGAGTTCGGCGTCGGCGACCGGTACGGCCCCGAAGCGACGCGCACCCGTCTCGAATCCGCTCTCTCCGATACCGAATACGCCTACGACGGCGAGCGACTCGTCGACGGGTCGGGTGAACAGGTGTCACTCTCGATATACTACGACTCCGGACAACCGACCGAGGGAACCGTTGCCGAGTTCGTCGCCCAAGAGTTCGGCGAGAACGCCGGCATCGACGTCCAACCACAGGCCATCTCCACGTCGACGTTCCAGAGCAACTACGTGGAGACGTCGCCCCCGGAGGGGACCGACCCCGAGTGGAGCGCGGGCGTGTTCAACGGCGGTCCGCGCGACGTTGCCACCAGTGCCGAACCGTGGGATATGTCCATCAACCTCCAGTTCAACACGTATCCGTTCACGCCCGCCTCCAGCAAGGGCTTCTTCGAGAAGCGAGGCGGCATCAACTTCTACGGCTACTACCCCGACGCGGACATCGCGTCGCTGTACGAACAGGCGTCGGCGACGACGGACGAAGAGCGCCGGAAAGAGCTGTTCGGGCGGGCGTTCGGCCTCATCAGCGAGGAACAACCCTTCGGCTTCCTCACGATGCCCTCGGAAGTGACGGGCTACGCCGACAACGTCCGGGGCTACGCCGACGAGTTCAACACGGTGTGGGACTCTCAAACATGGTACTTCGCGTGAGCGGGGGTCGAGGCGACCGGTGAGTATGCGCTGGTACGTGGTTCGGCGGGTGCTGTGGTCGGTCGTCGCCACGTTTCTCATCCTCTCGACTACGTGGGGGTTGCTCGCGATTACGCCGAACCCGGCGGCCGAGCAGATGCAGTTCCAAGCGGCGTCAAGCGGGGGGTCCGCCGAAGCCGCGGAGGAGGCCTTCGAAGCACGGCGTGGCCTCGACCGCTCGCCGTGGGCGCGCTACCGCGAGTACATGGTCAACATGGCGACGCTCAACTGGGGGTGGTCACAGAGTCGCTCCCAGCCAGTCAGCACCGCCATCGCCAGCGCACTCCCCTACACGGCCATCTACTCCATCCCGACGACGATTCTCTCGATTCTGCTCGGACTCTCCATCGGCCTCTACTCGGCCACGAACCAGTACACGAAGACGGACTACGCCGCAACCTTCGTCGCCTTCTTCGGCTACGCCATCCCCAACTTCTGGTTCGCCATCATCCTCCTCCTCGTCTTTGGCGTCCAGCTGGGCTGGTTCCCGGTGGTGTTCGACTCCGACGTGCCCTTCCTGAGCCTCGCGATGGCGCGGCAACTCGTCTTGCCCGTCATCGTGTTGGTGACGGGCACCATCGCGGGCATCATGCGGTATTCGCGAGCGGAGGCGCTGGAGTACGTCGAGAGCGAGTTCGTCAAGACGGCGAAATCCAAGGGCGCGAGCGAGTTCCGCATCCTCACGCGACACATCCTGCGCCCGGCGGCGGTGCCGCTGATGACCATCCTCGTCGGCGACATCCTCGGCATCTTCCTCGCGGCGTCGTACCTCGTGGAAGTCGTCTTCGGTATCCCCGGGCTGGGCCAGCTCTCGTACAACGCCATCCTCGCACAGGACACGTCGCTCGTGTTGGGGACGACGCTCATCTTCACGTTCGTCTCGGTTATCGGCAACCTGATACAGGACGTGGCCTACACCGTGTTGGACCCGCGAATCGACTACGGTGATCGCTGATGAGCGAGGACACCTTCGAATCCATCGACTGGTCGGAGACGGATACTCGGCTGGCGACGCTCTCGCGACGCGACTGGGCGGCGGCGTTGACGGGTCTCGCACTCGTCGCCGCCTTCTGCTACGACTACCTCGTCTTGCCCGCGAACCGGCCGACGATTACCGTACCCGTCGAGTGGAACGTCACGCAACTCGACTGGCTGTTCGTGGCGACGCTACTCGCACTCGGCTTCTACGCCATCGTCCCGCTCTGTACGAACCGGCGACTGACTGCCTACTACTGGCGCGAATTTCGGAAGAACCGGATGGCGGTGGTGGGCCTCGTCTACCTGCTCGTCGTCTTCTGCATCGGCGTCATCGGGCCGCTCGTCCTCGAGAAGCCGACGCTCGCGCTCGAACAAGCCTACCAGCCGCCGGCCTTCACGAGCGTGGATTCGACGGTGCCCGTGAACTGTATCGGGTCCGTCGTCGACGGGCGGTGTCAGGGGACGATGGCCCACCCCCTCGGCACCACGGGCGACGGGAAGGACATCCTCGTTCTCGTCGTCTACGGGATGCAGGTGAGCATGAAGGTCGGTCTCATCTCCACCCTGCTGGTCATCACCATCGGGACGACGGTAGGCACCGTCGCCGCCTACGGCGGCGGACTGGTCGACGAACTCCTGATGCGCTACGTCGACATCCAACTCGTCTTCCCCGCCTTCTTCCTCTATCTCTTGCTCACCTACCTCTTCGGCGGAAGCCTGTTCATGTTCATCGTCATCTTCGGACTGACGGGTTGGGGGTCGATTGCGCGACTCGTCCGCTCGGAGGCGCTCCAGCGCGCCGAGGAGGCGTACATCACCGCCGCCCGAGGTGCCGGCGGCGGGACGCTCTACATCATCCGCCGGCATCTCGTGCCGAACGTCTCGAACAGCGTCATCACCGCCGCGACGCTGCTCATTCCGGGCTTCATCCTCTTCGAGGCGTCGCTCTCCTTCCTCTCGCTGGGCGACCCGACCGTCCCCTCGTGGGGGCAGGTCATCGCCACCGGGCGGAGCGACCTCTCGACGGCGTGGTGGGTGTCGACGTTCCCCGGCGTGTTCCTCTTTACGACCATCCTCGCGTTCAACTTCATGGGCGACGCGCTCCGTGACGCGCTCGACCCCCGACAGGAGACATGACCGAGCCACTACTCTCGATCCGTGACCTGCGCACCGTCTTTCACACCGACGAGGGACTCGTCCGCGCCGTCGACGGCGTCAGTTTCGACGTCGACCGCGGCGAGACGGTCTGTCTCGTCGGCGAGTCCGGGAGCGGCAAGACCGTCACCGGCGAGTCAATCACCCGACTCATCCGGACGCCGCCCGGCGAGATTGCGGGCGGCGAAATCGTCTTCGACGGGCGGGACCTGACGACGCTCTCCGACGCCGAACTCCGCTCGCTCCGCGGCGACCGCATCGCGCACGTCTTCCAGAACCCACAGGGGGCGCTCAACCCCGTCTACACCGTCGGCTGGCAAATCGTCGAAGCGATTCGCCTCCACGAGGACGTGGACGAACCCACCGCTCGGTCGCGGGCCATCGACCTCCTCGACCGCGTGGGGATTCCGGAGGCGACCCGGCGATTCGACGACTACCCACACGAGTTCTCGGGCGGGATGAAACAGCGCGTCTCGCTGGCGATGGCGCTCGCCACCAGTCCCGACCTTCTCATCGCGGACGAACCCACGACGGCGCTCGACGTGACCATCCAGAACCAGATTCTCGACCTCCTCCGCGAACTCCAAGACGAGTTCGACATGAGCATCCTGCTCATCACCCACGACCTCGGCGTCGTCGCGGAAGTCGCGGACCGCGTGGTCGTGATGTACGCCGGGAAGGTGATGGAACGCGGCGGCGTCTTCGACGTGTTCGAGCGGCCGTCCCATCCCTACACCCGCGCCCTCTTGGAGTGTCTGCCGGGGCGCGGCGAGGGCGCCGCCATCGGCGGGACGCTCCCGCCGGCGACGGACCCGCCCGACGGCTGTCGGTTCCACCCCCGGTGTTCGTACGCCGTCGACGCGTGCTCGGAGGGCGAGCAACCGCCCGCCTGTGCGGCCGACGACGACCCCGACCACGTCGTCTCCTGTGTCCACTACGAACCCGGCGGCGACCCCTCGGTGGTTCGGGACGACCGGGAGACGCGCCTGACCGACGGGGGCGGGGAGGGCCAGTCGTGACCCGACCGCTCCTCGACGTGGAGGGGTTGACGAAACATTACCCGGTGACCGAGGGCGTCCTCCGGAAAGAGGTGGGTCGCGTCCGCGCCGTCGACGGCATCAGTTTCACCGTCGACCGGGGGGAGACGCTCGGTCTCGTCGGCGAGTCGGGGTGTGGCAAGTCGACGGCGGCGAGGGCGACGCTCCGACTCGAAGAACCGACCGACGGGCACGTCGTCTTCGACGGCGAGGACGTGACCGACTACGACAACCGGGCGCTGACGCGCTTTCGCCGCCGGGCGCAGATGGTGTTTCAGGACCCCACGTCGAGTTTCGACCCGCGGATGAGCATCGGCGAGTCAGTCGCCGAACCCCTGCAAATCCACGGCGTGCGCGACCGGGAGCGACGGCGGCGCATCGTCGCGGACCTCCTCGACCGCGTCGGCCTCGACGCCGCGGACGTGGACCGCTACCCCCACGAGCTCTCCGGCGGGCAGAAACAGCGCGTGGGACTGGCGCGTGCGCTGGTCTGTAACCCCGACCTGATAGTCGCCGACGAACCCGTGAGCGCGTTGGACGTGAGCGTGCAGGCGGACATCCTCGACCTCATCGACCGCCTCCAGCAGTCGTTCGGACTCGCACTCGTCGTCATCAGTCACGACCTCGGCGTCGTCCGCGAAGTCTGTGACCGAGTGGCGGTGATGTACCTCGGCGAAATCGTCGAGACGGCGCCGACCGAGGAGCTCTTCGAGGACCCGCGCCACCCCTACACCCGCGCGCTCTTGGGGTCGACGCCGGTGGCCGACCCCCGCCGTCGAGGGCAGGGTACGACGCTCACGGGCGACGTGCCGAGTCCGTCCGACCCGCCGCCGGGGTGTCGGTTCCACACTCGCTGCCCCGAGGTAATTCCCGACGAGGACTACGACCTCGATAGCGAGACGTGGCGAGCGGTGCTTGATTTCCGCCTGCGAGTGCTCGCCGACGGCGTCGATATCGAGGCCGCCCGGACGTACGCGGCGGCGGACGACGACCCCGCGGCCGCCGACCCCGACGCGGTTCGGGCCGCAATTCGCGAGGAGTTCGGCGTGCCCGCGACGCTGTCGGACGGAAAGGCGGAGGCGGCCGTGGCGGATGCCCTCGACAGCCTGGTCGCGGACGACGTGGACGGGGCCGCCGACCGCCTCGCCGACGCCTTCCCGACCGTGTGTCGGCGCGAGCGTCCCGACCTCGCCCCGGCAACGGGGGCGGTCGACAGCGAGACGTGGGCGGCAATCAAGCGGCTTCGCGTGTGGGTCGCGACGCGCGTCGACGCCGGCGAGGCGACGGTGCGCGACCACCTCGAACGGCGGTGTGCGAACGAGGCTGACCGCGCCGGCGAGGTGGACCGACTGGCGGTTCGGGCGGCCTTCCGACTCCCCGACCCGATATCGGACGGCGACGCCGAGCGTGCGGTGGGCGACGCCATCGACGCCTTGCTCGCCGGGCAGGCGGGCGCCGCCGCCGACGAACTCTACGAGGCGTTCGGCGGGGTCAGGGAGCGCGCCTGCCACCTCGAAGACTAGTCGATCAGGAACGCTGGTTCGTCGATGTTCTCGCTCCGGCACTCGGGGCAGTTCGAGGGTTCGTTGATCGGGTCGTCGAAGCCGTCGAAGCCACAGTCCCGACAGGTGGGCGGCGAGACCAGCATCTCCTCGTCGTCGCCGATGGACTGCGAGACGTGGTGCAGGTGGTCGTAGACGGCAGACCGGGCCGTTCCGACCTGGGTCGAGAGTTCGCTCGCCGTCGCCGGTCCCTCGCGAAGCACCTCGGCGATGCGTTCCCGTGTCGTCGACTCCATGCCGGACGTTGCGCGGGCGGCGACAAATCCCTTGCCACCCCGCCGGATACAAAAAGAACTTAGCGCTGTGGTCGGTCGGGTGGGGTATGAAGGCTATCGTCCTGGCGGGAGGGTATGCGACTCGCCTCTGGCCAATCACCAAACATCGGCCCAAGATGTTCCTCCCTGTCGGGGAGTCAACCGTCATCGACACCGTCTTCGAGGACCTGGAAGCGGACGACCGTATCTCTGAAGTCTACGTCAGCACGAACGAGCGATTTGCCGACGAGTTCGCCACCTATCTCGACGACAGCGGATTCGAGAAGCCGACGCTCTCCGTCGAGGACACGAGGGGCGAAGACGAGAAGTTCGGCGTCGTCGGTGCGCTCGCACAGCTCATCGACCGCGAGAACGTCGACGAGGACCTCGTCGTCATCGCCGGTGACAACCTCATCAGTTTCGACGTGGCGGAGTTCGTCGACTTCTTCGAAGCCAAGGAGACCCCCACGCTGGCCGCGTACGACGTGGGCTCGAAAGACCGGGCGCGGTCGTACGGCCTCGTCGACCTCGACGGCGACCGCGTCGTCGACTTTCAGGAGAAACCCGACGACCCGAAGAGTACGCTCGTCTCCATCGCCTGCTACGCGTTCCCGGCGGAGACGCTACCGCTCTTCGACGAGTATCTCGACGCGGGCGAGAACCCCGACGAACCGGGGTGGTTCATCCAGTGGATTCAGTCCCGACAGCCCGTCCACGCCTTTACCTTCGACGGCGCGTGGTTCGACATCGGGACGCCGGAGAGTTACCTCGACGCCGTCGCGTGGCACCTCGACGGCGACGTGCGCGTCCACCCGGACGCGACGGTCACCGACAGCGAACTCCACGGCAACGTCCACGTGATGGACGGCGCAGAGGTGGAGAACTCGACGCTCGAACGCACCGTTGTCTTCCCGAACGCGACCATCCGCGACGCGGACGTGCGCCGGTCGATCATCGACGAGGAGACGCGCGTCGAGAACCTCGACCTCGCGGACGCACTCATCGGCGCCCACTCGACGATGACGAACGGCGATTAACCCAAGCGAGCGTCCGTAATTCTGAGGTGGCCCCGCGACCCCTCCCACACTCGTTCCCACTCGAGTTCGATGGGGCGGGCCATGTGCGGTGCGTCGGTCACCAGTGTCTCGAACTCTCCGCCCTCGCCGAGGGGATGGACGCCGTACGTGTCGTTGAGGTCGACCAACTCCGCGAGCGCGTCGGCGTCGAGACGCCGCCCCAGCCACGATTCGTCGAGGCCCGCGGCGGCGACTTGGACGATGCGAATCTCGAAGCCAGCGTCGAGCATCTCCTCCGCGAGCGTCACGGGGTCGCGCTGCCACAGGGGGGCGTAGAGGTCGACGCCCAGTCGGTCGCACATGGCTTCGATGCGACTGGTCTGGAACTCGCTCTCGACGGCGCCGGCGGTGACGCCGGTGAGGCCGTCGGCGGCGAGTTCGCGAAGCGCGGCCTCCAGCGGTTCGAGTTCGGCGTCGCCCTGTGCGCTCGCGTCCGTCGCGGCTTCGGCGCCCAAGTCGTCGGGCGTGATTTCGAGGAGGTCGATGCCGATGCTCTCGGCGGCGAGAGAGGCGAGATTCGTCGCCGGGACGTGGTACATGTAGGAGTCGTCGCCGGGGTGGACCGTCACCAGTCGCGTCACGTCCCGCCCCGATTCGAGCGCGCGATACAGCGCCCACGAGGAGTCCTTGCCGCCGGAAAAGAGGCTGACCCAGTCGTCGCTCATGGGGACGCTACGACGGGGAGAAGGTTAGAGGCTGTGTTTCTCTCGGAATTCGCTCCGAGACAGCGTGGTAAGAGTGGCTACCGACTGCTTACATGTAGCCCAGGTCGCGGAGGCGCTCCATCAGGTCCTCCTTGTCCTGGGCACGGCCGGCGCGTTCGGTCGTGTTCTCGATGTCCTGAAGCCACGCGGGCTCTTCGTCGGATTTCTCGGTGCTGACTTCGCTGCCGAGCGAGCGGAAGCCGGCGAAGTACTTCGGGCTGACGGGGATGTCGTCCTGCGTCAGGCCGTTGGGCAGGTCCTCGGCGCTCTGGGGCACGTAGCCCTCATCCGGGAAGCCCTCGACGGTGTCGGGGACGACGTAGTTCCAGAAGGCGTCCCACACGTCGCGCTCCGCGAACTGGAGAATCGGCTGAATGCGGTCGTGGGGCGGGTAGATGTCGGGGTCGTGGCGCGGGCTGAAGAACGTCTCGTCAGCGCGAGCCTCCTGTTCGTCCCAGCGGACGCCGGAGATGACGCCGTCGATGTCGTACTCTTCGAGCGCATCGTTGAGCGCGACGGTCTTCAGCAGGTGGTTGCCGACGTAGGTGTCGAGCAGGAACGGGAAGGTGTCGTCCTCGTACTCGAGGATGTTGCGGACGTGGTGCTGGTTGTGCTCGGAGAGCTCCGAAATCGGAATCTCGTCGCCGGGCGTGAGGCCGTTGGCCTCGACGTACTCGCCCACGTCCTCGTTGCGGGCGTAGATGACGTCGAGGTCCCACTTCTCGGCCCAGTGGTCCACGAAGTCGTGGATGGCGTCGAAGTGCTGGTAGTGGTCGATGAACACCGCGGGCGGCGTCTCGAGGTCGAACTGCTCGGCGACTTCCTTGATGAAGTAGAGGGTGAGCGTCGAGTCCTTGCCGCCCGTCCACATGACGGCAGGGTTCTCGTACTGCTCCAGCCCGATGCGGGTGACTTCGATTGCCTTCTCGATTTTGTCTTCGAGCGTCGGATAGTCGTCCGGCGACTCGCCCTCGCCGTCCGTGTAGTCGACGTCGAGGTAATCTGGGAACTCGCTCATCGTGTAATTACATGTAATTACCGACCGTAAAGTGCCTTTTGACATGCGACGCAGTTGCGACTATCGCTGACAGCGCCGGGTTCTCGACTGCGGTCGCTCGGGACGAAGTATCGAAGCCGTCGGGAGACGCGAAAAATCGAGCGGGTGGACTACTCGTCGTCCTCGTCTTTCATCTCGTCGAGACGGCCGACCAAGTCGTCGGTCGACGCGTCCGTTTCGAACGAGACAGTGCCCTCGTGGTCGTTCTCTCGAACGCTGACTCCCTCGCTGTCGTCGTCTGCGTCTACCTCTTGGTTCTTCTGCTCGGATTCGTCGTAGCTCCCAAAGCCCATACGCTACCCTCGGCGGGGGACGGATTAAAGGGTCCGATGTGGAATCAGCGGGAGGGATTCGATAGCGGTGAGAGAAAACTACTCGCTACGGCAGTCGCGGCGGCCGTTGGTGGCGTCGTCAGTCCGAGATGAACTGATTGTCCCGCCAGTCGACGCCGTTTTTCTCGGCCTGTGACTGGCTGGGGTTCTCGACGACTTCGACCGACGCGGGTCGGTCTTCGCCCTCAACGATGCGCGTCGCTCCGAGTTCGTCGTCCTCCTCGACGATAGCTGTGAGCGTCCCCTTCTCGGACATCCGCGCGATGTCTCGCAGGACGAGGAACATCGGGTACTGGAGCGCGGTGTTCTGGAGCACCGTCTCGCGGTCGCCCTTGAAGCAGGCGAACTCGACGAGTTCGGACGGAATCTCCTCTTCTTCCTCCTGCCACGGCCCGCCGGCACGAGGTGGCTCTTCCTCGTACACCCGCGTCTCGGTGACGCTGGCTTTCAGCTGAGCCGTCGGCGTGTACTTGCTCAGGTTCTCGTCCTCGGCGACGGCCTTGAGGATGAGCGTGTTGTTGCGTCGGGTGAGGTTGACGTCTGCAATTTCCGGTGGGAGGTCCGGGTCCTCCTCGAAGTAGTCTTGCACGTCTTCGAGTGGCAGTTCGAGTGTCGAATGGAGTCGATATACGCGGCCTGACATAGTTTGTTCTCGGCGAGGTGGCACCGCTACGCCCGTCTACTCCTTAGTAGGGGGCGTGTGCTTATATGACCTGCTGTTCGCCTTGGGTGTCGAACACGTCTCACTCGACGGTGAGCTTGGCTTCGAGTTCGCCCCGTTCGTCGAGTTCGGCGAGGATGTCGCTCCCGCCGATGAACTCGCCGTCGACGAACGTCTGCGGTGTCGTCTCCCACCCGCTGTGGGCTTCGAGGGCGTCGCGGAACTCGTCCACCGCCGGCAACACGTCGACCGTTTCGAAGTCCTCGACGTACTGGCTGATGAGTTCGAGGGCGCGCTGAGAGTAGCCACACTGGGGCATGAGGCGGTTGCCCTTCATGAACAGCACCACGTCGTTGTCCTCGATAGCGGCGTCGACTCGCTCTTGGACGGTATCGGCGTCGAGGTCGCTCCCGGGTTGGAACGTCATACCAACACGTACGACACGACGGGTGAAAGGGGTTGCGCACCGCCGTCGGTCAGCGGCGTTACTCGGTCGCCAACTCCGACGCGCGCCCGACGTAGCCCGCGGGCGTCAGCGCGCGGAGTTCCTCACGGACCGACTCGTCGACGTCCAAGTCATCGAACAGGGCACGGAAGTCGTCGAGGGTCACGCGCTGGCCTCGGGTGAGCTCTTTCACGCGCTCGTAGGCCTCGGTGTCGCCCTCGCGACGGAGGATGGTCTGGACCGCCTCGCCGATGATTTCGGGCGTCGACTCCAGTTCCTCGCGCATCACCTGCTCGTTCGGCACGATTTTCTCTAAGCCCGCCTCGGTCTTGCGGTAGGCGATGAGACAGTGGCCGAGCGCCGCGCCCATGTTCCGCTTGACGGTGGAGTCCGAGAGGTCACGCTGGAGTCGAGAGGTGGTGACGTAGTCGGCGAGGAAGGTCAGGTCGGAGTTGGCCTTCGAGAGGTTGCCCTCGCTGTTCTCGAAGTCGATGGGGTTGACCTTGTGGGGCATCGTCGACGACCCCGTCTCGCCCTCGACGGCGCGCTGGCCGAGATAGCGGTCGGAGACGTAGAGCCACGCGTCCCGGTCCAAATCGAGGAGGACGTTGTTGACGCCGCGGAGGGCGTCGAAGAGCGCCGCGATGTCGTCACAGGGGTTGACCTGCGTCGCGAGGGGCGTGTGGTCCAACCCCAGTCCCGTCACGAACTCGCGAGCGAAGGCGGGCCAGTCCACGTCCGGATAGGCGGCGTCGTGAGCGGCGTAGGTGCCCGAGGCGCCCGCGAGTTTGCCCGCGAGGCCATCGGCGGCGTCGCGAACCCGACCCAGCGTCTGCCCGAGGCGGGCGGCGACGACGGCCATCTCCTTGCCGAAGGTGGTCGGCGTCGCCGGTTGGCCGTGGGTGCGGGCGAGCATCGGCGTGTCGCGGTAGTCGCGGGCGAGCGAAGCGAGTTGGTCACGCACGTCTTCCAGCGCGGGGACGAGTACGTCCTCCACGGCGGGTTTGAGGAGGAGGCGGTGCGCGAGGTTGTTCACGTCCTCGCTGGTCAGGCCGAAGTGAATCCACGGGTAGAGCGACTCGTCGGTTCGCGTCCGCAGGAAGTACTCCACGGCCTTCACGTCGTGATTCGTGGCGGAATAGCCCTCGGCACCCTCGGTTTCGAGACGCTTGACGAGGCGGGCGTCCTCGGCGTCGAACGACTCGTAGCAGTCCCGAAGCGCCGCGGGGTCGTCGACGGTGACTGGCGTCGCGTCGAGGTCGGCCAGCGCGAGCAAGTATTCGACTTCGACGCGGACGCGGGCGCGCATGAGTGCCGACTCGCTGGCGTAGGGCACCAGCGGTTCGGTGTAGCGAGCGTAGCGCCCGTCGAGCGGCGAGACGGCCGCGAGCGGGTCGCTCCGTGGTAAATCGGTCATACTGCGCTGTGGCCGTGGGTGACGCAAAAACGTGCCGGTCGGCTCGGAGCGACGGGCGCGCCCACGAGAGTCGGAACTGTTTTTCCCTCGCGCGGACCTCCCACGACCATGCTCCGAATCGCGGGTCTCGCCGGCAATCGCGGACGGAACCTGATGCACATCGCGGACATGGCACCCGGCGGCGCCGAGGTGGCAGTGGTCCTGACGGATGACGAATCGGCACCGGCGCTCTCGGCGGCAGCCGACCGAGGGATTCCGACGGAAGTTGTCGAGCGCGGCGACGAGGAATCGCACGCCGACCACGAGGAACGCGTCCTCGCCCACCTCGACGACTACGAGTTCGACCTGGTCTGTCTCGACGGCTACATGCGCGTCCTCTCGGGCGACTGCCTCGACGCCCTGCCGACCGTGTTGAATATCCATCCCTCGCTCCTGCCCGCCTTCCGCGGCGAGGACGCCCACCAGCAGGCACTCGACGCCGGCGTCCGGACCACGGGCTGTACCGTCCACGTCGCCACCGAGGAACTCGACGCCGGCCCCATCGTCACGCAGGAGGCGGTGCCGGTCCACGAGGGCGACGACGCCGACGACCTGAAAGAGCGCGTCCTCTACCGGGCGGAGTTCAAGGCGTATCCGCGCGCCGTCCGCTGGTTCGCCGAGGACCGCGTCACCGTCGACGACGACGGCGTCACTGTCGAGGGCGACGAGGCAGGCCAGTTCCCTGCCCGGCGCGTCGTCTCCGACGACCGGAGTCGGACGCTTCGCTACGGCGAGAACCCCCACCAGGACGCGGCGCTCTACGCCGACGCCGCGAGCGACGCCGCGAGCGTCGTCCACGCCGACCAGTTGAACGAGGGCGCGAAGGCGCTGTCGTACAACAACTACAACGACGCCGACGCCGCGCTCGACCTGGTCCGCGAGTTCGACGACCCCGCGGCGGCGGTCATCAAACACACCAACCCGGCGGGGTGTGCGACGGCCGACTCGCTGGCCGACGCCTACGCCGACGCCCTCTCGACGGACGAGATGAGCGCCTTCGGCGGCATCGTGGCGCTCAACCGCACCTGCGACGCCGACACCGCGTCGGCCATCGTCGAGTCGTTCAAGGAAGTCGTCGTCGCGCCGGGCTACACCGACGGCGCCCTCGACGTCCTCACCGAGAAGGACAACCTCCGCGTCCTCGACGTGGGCGAACTGAGCGGGGACCGCGGCGCACTGACGGAGAAACCGCTCACCGGCGGCCGACTCGTCCAAGAGCGCGACGACTGGGTGCCGACGCGCGACGACCTCGAAATCGTCACGGAGCGTGCGCCGACCGACGAGGAAATCGAGACGATGCTGTTCGCGTGGCGGACGCTCAAACACGTCAAGTCCAACGGCATCCTGTTCGCGACGGGCACGGAGACGGTGGGCGTCGGCATGGGACAGGTCAGCCGCGTCGACGCCGTGC
Proteins encoded in this window:
- a CDS encoding ABC transporter substrate-binding protein: MPSGNDRRSDSGTAGRRGRRRRDVLRLLGATGVAGLAGCSGGGSGGESTTDRSVQGTYVSASSVDAQSLNWLTIADSTSGSYVTATLDGMWAIKPNREIFPLWADYSTDDGRVYEIELRENLEWGAGYGQMTAEDWVYMIKNVFQAQPNWSGYPNADSWFRMNPDSGQREPIPVEQTGTRTFEIQLFEVDPSFPFKPVLWRQLCIPKGILEKYVPDQDTEGLQQDEELNTLAYTGNLGPYTYDSWERSARYTVTRNDDYYLHDVDGIPERFREAPYFDEQVLRVISEESTRLGALESGEVDSAGIPPDKATRFENLPNVNVNVAPQPFAQILVYNMRANGWEPFRSKAVRRALAFAVDKETVIQNVLRGYGQVAQTMQPQWSQWYDDSEVEEFGVGDRYGPEATRTRLESALSDTEYAYDGERLVDGSGEQVSLSIYYDSGQPTEGTVAEFVAQEFGENAGIDVQPQAISTSTFQSNYVETSPPEGTDPEWSAGVFNGGPRDVATSAEPWDMSINLQFNTYPFTPASSKGFFEKRGGINFYGYYPDADIASLYEQASATTDEERRKELFGRAFGLISEEQPFGFLTMPSEVTGYADNVRGYADEFNTVWDSQTWYFA
- a CDS encoding sugar phosphate nucleotidyltransferase, giving the protein MKAIVLAGGYATRLWPITKHRPKMFLPVGESTVIDTVFEDLEADDRISEVYVSTNERFADEFATYLDDSGFEKPTLSVEDTRGEDEKFGVVGALAQLIDRENVDEDLVVIAGDNLISFDVAEFVDFFEAKETPTLAAYDVGSKDRARSYGLVDLDGDRVVDFQEKPDDPKSTLVSIACYAFPAETLPLFDEYLDAGENPDEPGWFIQWIQSRQPVHAFTFDGAWFDIGTPESYLDAVAWHLDGDVRVHPDATVTDSELHGNVHVMDGAEVENSTLERTVVFPNATIRDADVRRSIIDEETRVENLDLADALIGAHSTMTNGD
- a CDS encoding transcriptional regulator; this encodes MESTTRERIAEVLREGPATASELSTQVGTARSAVYDHLHHVSQSIGDDEEMLVSPPTCRDCGFDGFDDPINEPSNCPECRSENIDEPAFLID
- a CDS encoding ABC transporter permease, which produces MRWYVVRRVLWSVVATFLILSTTWGLLAITPNPAAEQMQFQAASSGGSAEAAEEAFEARRGLDRSPWARYREYMVNMATLNWGWSQSRSQPVSTAIASALPYTAIYSIPTTILSILLGLSIGLYSATNQYTKTDYAATFVAFFGYAIPNFWFAIILLLVFGVQLGWFPVVFDSDVPFLSLAMARQLVLPVIVLVTGTIAGIMRYSRAEALEYVESEFVKTAKSKGASEFRILTRHILRPAAVPLMTILVGDILGIFLAASYLVEVVFGIPGLGQLSYNAILAQDTSLVLGTTLIFTFVSVIGNLIQDVAYTVLDPRIDYGDR
- a CDS encoding ABC transporter permease, producing MSEDTFESIDWSETDTRLATLSRRDWAAALTGLALVAAFCYDYLVLPANRPTITVPVEWNVTQLDWLFVATLLALGFYAIVPLCTNRRLTAYYWREFRKNRMAVVGLVYLLVVFCIGVIGPLVLEKPTLALEQAYQPPAFTSVDSTVPVNCIGSVVDGRCQGTMAHPLGTTGDGKDILVLVVYGMQVSMKVGLISTLLVITIGTTVGTVAAYGGGLVDELLMRYVDIQLVFPAFFLYLLLTYLFGGSLFMFIVIFGLTGWGSIARLVRSEALQRAEEAYITAARGAGGGTLYIIRRHLVPNVSNSVITAATLLIPGFILFEASLSFLSLGDPTVPSWGQVIATGRSDLSTAWWVSTFPGVFLFTTILAFNFMGDALRDALDPRQET
- a CDS encoding ABC transporter ATP-binding protein — encoded protein: MTEPLLSIRDLRTVFHTDEGLVRAVDGVSFDVDRGETVCLVGESGSGKTVTGESITRLIRTPPGEIAGGEIVFDGRDLTTLSDAELRSLRGDRIAHVFQNPQGALNPVYTVGWQIVEAIRLHEDVDEPTARSRAIDLLDRVGIPEATRRFDDYPHEFSGGMKQRVSLAMALATSPDLLIADEPTTALDVTIQNQILDLLRELQDEFDMSILLITHDLGVVAEVADRVVVMYAGKVMERGGVFDVFERPSHPYTRALLECLPGRGEGAAIGGTLPPATDPPDGCRFHPRCSYAVDACSEGEQPPACAADDDPDHVVSCVHYEPGGDPSVVRDDRETRLTDGGGEGQS